Part of the Melopsittacus undulatus isolate bMelUnd1 chromosome 14, bMelUnd1.mat.Z, whole genome shotgun sequence genome is shown below.
TTATCGCTGTTTGCCCTCAGGAATCCAAAGGACTCGTCCTTCCCAGGGGCTGAGGGCTGGGAGGCCACAGGATATTCCCAGGGTGCCCGGACGGGTGCCAACAGTAGAGGCACGGGTGCATTGAtgcaccagtgctcccagtgggTACAGCCCACTCCCCAGATCCCACAGCCGCCGCCAagcctcctcctctccacccGCCTTTATTGCATTGGTAAAACCCAATAACGGGTAAAACCCCGTCAGCAGTAACCCACTGCTCCGGGAGGGCTCCATGTGCCAGGAATGGGACACCTGGAGCCAACCCAAATCCCCAGCAGCCCTCAGGGTTTATCCAAGAGTGGGTATTTCTTGCGCAGGATGGAGACCTGGTCCTTGAAGAGGACGGGGTCAAGGCGCAGCTGGGAGGACACGAGGGGCATGTAGCCAAACCAGTCCACCAACTGGTCCAGgcagtcctgctgctgggagagaTGCCGGCCACTGGCTGTGCCCTTCCCCTTGGCAGGAGGAGACCATGGGGGTGAGGGGCTCCACTCCCCGGCCAGgggcatccctgcatccccatcctcacGCCCTACCTGCTGGGGCACTGCCTCCTTGTGCTGCTTCCTCTGGGCCACCTTAATGGGTGGCAGCTTGGTGACAGCGGCCACGAGGATGTTCATCAGGATGTCCTCGCAGGCAGCCAGGCCGTCCACCAGCTCCCGCAGCCCCGCGGGCAGGTACTGGGTGAAGAGGCTGTGATAATAcctgggaagggagagggagagggcaggatgcagccaagccccccagcaccagcaccagcacccctCCACGGCTGGGTACCTGTGATAGAAGGCAGCGGTGGTGAGGACGATGGAGAGCTCGTTGGTCCACTTGGAGGTGTAGCCCCAGCGCCTTTGCTCAGCATCCCAGAAGTGGCTCTGTGCAGGGAAGCCCACGATGCGCTCAGGGAAGCTTCGCCACACCACGAAGGCAAAGTCTACCTGGCACGGGACAGGGGAGGCTCTCACTTGCCTGCAGGGACCTGTGGGAGGGGGCTCACCCCTAGAGGTGTGCCCTGGGCACGGGGACATgggcacagcacacacagccccactgccagcCCTGTGGTGGCTGCTGAGCATCCACAGCCTCACCTCACTGGTTGAGAGGCTCATGTGCTCATCCAGGCTCAGCACAGCGTCCGTCTGGATGGCTGCATAGGGGAAGAAGCGGTCACTGACCTAGGGAGAGGAGACAGGTTGGGATGTGCCAAGGggtggctgctccagctcctcgACCgtctcccagctccctgccatcaTCCCAGCTCTTCTCACCTTGCTCCTGCCCTGGATGACAGTCAGAGGCACAGTGGTCTGGGGCCATTTCCCCCTCGGTGGTGATGGCTTTTCACTGCTCCACAGCACCAGGATCTGCAGGGGGAGGACCAGAGTGCCCAGGAGTGTCTGGCTGGGCTGACCCATCACGGTGCATTGGTGGCCATGGTTGAGCCCTTCCCAACCCTACagcaggacctgctccagcccctgcaccccaaaaccatcTCATGGCAGCCCCGGGTGGTCCCACATCCACCCCAGACACCCCCTCACACCCCTAACACCCACACCCTTCCCAGCCCACAGgaccctgccccatccctcctgctgcatcctCAGGAGCAGTGCAGGGCTCAGCTCCCCTACCTGGGCACAGTACTGGGATCTGGACACGGCTTGGATGAGCCTGAGGATGGGCTGGGAGAGGGACCCCTCCATCGAGGTGACTCGGATGAAAGCCGTGAACCTCTTGGAGGGGCTGGAGCCTGTGGAAGgcagggagagggtgagggCTGCGCCGTGCACCGGCTCTGCCGCGCTCGGCTGGGGCAGGCAGGCTCCTACCGCGCTGCAGGTGGTAGAAGGGGAAGTCCCCGAGGTGCGTGGAGAAGTCGGGCAGGGCCAGGAGCCCCCCGGGCAGCGCGTTCCAGAGGACACGGGAACGGGAGCGGTGCTGAAGGAGCCGGTCCCTGATGATCTGCCAGAGGCCGGAGAGATGCTCCCAGCACCCGGCTGTGACCccgggggctggggggggaaggtCGGGGGCGGGGGCTCACCTCCAGTGTGGTGTGCACAATCTTGTCCACAGAGGAGAAGTATGCATCCCACAGGAACTGGGTCTGCTGCTGGAAAGCCAACACACGCTCCGGATGGATGCAGCGCACGACAGAGGGGATCTGTGCCACCAGGGAAGGGGGGAGCTTGTTTCTCACCTCAGTGTCCCCCAGCCCCCTGGCAGGGTTGCTTTGCCTCTGCCACCTCTGGGACACCCCTCAGCTACTGCCCTACCGCAGCTCTGCCCCCTCCTATTCCTGGAACAGGATCTGGCCCAGGACCCCCAAGGGCTTTGGGTCTGAGATGTTCAAccctcccctccctgagctgagtgatgctccagggctgctgctgggctgggaccccctctcctcctgcccacaggagggCTGCGGGGGTTTCACCCCCAAGATTGGCTGGGGGCTCCACCACTGGCATCAACCCCGGGGGACCCTTTGTGTGCGGTGTGGGGCAGGATCTGGCCGCGGTACCTGCAGGAGCAGTTTCTCATTGCCCACGACAGCAGCTTTGCCCCAGTCGATGGCCTCGGCGAAGGGCAGCTCCCAGCCATCACTCAACAGCACGGGGATGCAGGCAGCCTGCGGCAGAACCCACACAGGCTGGGACAGAGCCCCCGGACCCAGGGAGGGGCATCCCCTGTCCCCACGGTACCTGCAGTGCCTCCAAGAAGCGGAATGAGCCCAAGCGCCTGCCCCGGGGCACAATGCAGAAGGTGGAAttgtgcagcagctcctggtagTCAAACCTGGGATGGGAGATGGGGTGAGAGTCAGGCTCGGCCTCACCTGTGAGCATCTGGGGTGTTGCCGGCACCCAGCAAGGGTGAGCATCCTTGCCGGGGGTAAGGAGccagcccagggcagtgctaGGATCAGTCGGTGCTGGTTCGGCCTCAGTTCCACCAGGCACGTCGGGTGATGAGGGACGTGCCCGTGCACGGCCGAAACGGGAGGGGTCCGGATGGGACCTGGCGTCCTTTGAGGGCTCCCTCCACCCACCCGCAACGAAACCACTCACAAAGCCGGCGCCTGAGCCCCCAAGCCCGAAACTGCGGCCGCTCCTGCGCCGTGCCCGGACCTGCCAGGCGGGACCGGCCCTGCCTCCAGCGGCCCCCCCGGCTATGAAAGCCGCTTCTGTGCGGCCGGCGGGGAGCGGCGCGGCTGCGGCCGGAAAATCCAGTGTTAGACTGGGACAGAGCCCATCTGTTCTGCacaagggaggagggagggagggggcagCTGGGTCCTGGGCACTGTGCTCCAGCCTGCGGGGAGCCTGAGGCCAAAGCGCTGCTTGAAGTGTGCTGGTTCCCAGGGACAAGGGTGTCCCCGTGGTGCGGGTGTGAGGCTGGGTCCAGCCTGGGGGCTGAGGATGTGTCCCCTCCATGGGTGCTGGAGcaccctgcagcatcctggcaCCCAGGGAGGTGGGAAATTGTCCCCAGCGCCAGGCACAAGGTTTACAATCAAGACCTGGCACCAGAGGAACAACCCCCATGTCTCCAATGGGTGCCCCCGTAACAGCTCCTGCCTGAGTGACCTGACAGAGGGCTGAGGGCAGCTCAAACAGGACCCAGACATCTAACTCCTCACCATGACATCCCCTGCCAGTGCTCACCCTCGGGGCCGCCCTGATGCCACCTGCTCATGGGGACCCCAACCCCTGTGGTGACCCCCAGCACCTCCATGGGGCTCcgggcctgggggggggggcagcccgGCCGCGGTCACCCCTCGCAGCAGCCACCGTGGGGAGCCTGGCGCCGGCCGGGCTGCGGGACCAGCACCTCCCGATGGAAACGCTTCGCTCCTGACTCGCTGTGGTTTCCGGGTAATCCGCACTCAGGGTTTCCTTGTTTTGTTAGCAGCGGGGACCGGCGCCCGCTGCGCTCCCACCCCACGGCCCCTGCGTGGCTCTGGCCGGGCACGGAGCCACCGAGGAGCCATCGGCTCCGGAGAGCCTTTCCCAACCTGCTCCGATGGCTTCCAAGCTGGGGCAGCCCTCAGCAGGGCCGGGCTGCAGAGCAGCTACAAGGTACCCTTTATCCAGGCACAGAACTGGTTTGTTTTAGGCAGCTCCCCCGGCACAAGGAGGGTGATGGAACTCCCAGCAAGACCTGCCTCCATTCCCCACACTGCCCTCCACTGCATCGGCTCCCACTGCCCCAGGCAGACAAGGACATCCCCATGGGGTAGCTGGGGTCCCACTTTGCCTGTCCCCATCATCAGTCTGCCTGGCTTTGGGGACAACTTGTCCCGGTTCAGGAGGGCATAAATCCCTGTGTGAGGTCGGGCAGAGCAGACCCTGCACAATGGAGATGCTGACAGCTTTTTGCCCGGGTGTCCCATGGACACGAGCAGGATGATGGAGACTCAAGTTCACGCACAAGCACACTGCCCTGTGCCACGTGTTCCCCATCTATCTGCTGCCTAAAGCCATCCTGGGAGAGGTGTAAATCACCCTGACACTTCAAACAGCATCAGTGGATTACTTGGGCTGGGCAGAAGGGCACTTTCCAGCCCATCACCTCTGTGCATGCTGCGGGGCTGACCTTGAGCTCCCTGTCCTGCCAGCCCACGGCAtctcctgctgccctgtgaTGCCCGAGCTGCCCCAAAATCCCTGCTAATCCCAGCACCGGGAGCACCCCGGCTCCACTTTAACCTCCTGGCACCTCCTAAGATGCTTTGAGGATGATGCCCAACGTGGCTTCTCCCCATCTGCTCCCTAGCTGGGTCACCATTGGGATGGGATCTGTGTTTACCAGCCCTGGACTGGGCAGCCGGTGGTGTGCCCcaagcagcaggacagggaagCAAAGATCCAGCATGGAGCTTCCCAAACTCACAAACCTTTGTTCCCCCCCCTTCTTCTGCCAAGGTCCATCACACACCATCCCACCTGTGAGGAGGGACGCACTGGTTCCCCCACCCCTCCATATTTGGGGGAGCTCAGGGCTGTTCACACTGGGATGCCCAAGGAGCCACCAGTTTTGCAGGAGTTTTAGTGGAACCAGTGGGGGGGGATGTTTCAGGCTCATCTCCAAGAGAAATGTTTATGTTAGGGGAAGGtggaagaggggagaagaaaagcatcATTCATCAGTGTTAGGAAAAGGGAAATCACATTAGAGGTGGCTGCAGTGACTGCAGATAAGAGCCGCTCTCACCAGATTAATCAAGCTTTAATACAGAACAGGAAAGCCCTGAACAATCAGTGCCTCCCTCCCCACTATGAAACCTTCATTATATTGGGAGACCCCAAAACTTTCCTCTCTCCCCACATCTGGACACCCAGCCACCATGGATGGGCACAGCTGCACCCAGCAgagaggcagggacacctgtGGGGTGTCCTCCTCATCACATCCCCTTTCCCACCCCACCTCTGACTCACTTTTCATAGTTGACGTTATCCTTGTCGCAGCGCGTGTCCTTGTGCCTCTCCCAGTCCTTGCCGTGCTTGCAGGTGGTGAGTGAGATGATGTCCTTCCCGTTGTGGATGTGGTGCAGCGCGTTCCTGGTGCCGGAGCCGATGCCGGTCAGGTACCGCTTCCCTTTGAACACCAGCAGATATTTCTTCTTTGGGGGGACCGAGTCCTGATACAGccaccccctctcccccccacgCTGCGGGTGGTCCTTAGGGAAGAGAGGGATGGAGATGTCGAAGCCAGGCCTGAAGCTCTCCGTGTAGAAGCTGGCTTTGGCCAGGATGGCCTGGCCGATGTCAAAGCCCAGGTCCTCGGTGTAATTGGGCCAGGTGCCTGAGTAGAGGTTGAAGATGAGGTGGTTGCGGCCACTGTTCCACAGCGGGAAGCCCTGGATTTTCTCATCAACATCATGGATGTATTGACCCGAGAGATGGTCGCGGTCCAGCGTGTCGATGCTGAGGATGAAGAGGCAAGCTTCCTCGGGGTTCGGGGTGTAGTAGCGAGAGCGCTCGATGGAGGTGAGGATCTTGCTGTAGCTCTCTGAGATGGGCTGGTCTCTGTGCCGGGGGTAGGTGAACACTCTGAAGCCGTGCTTCTCACATCTGGAGAAGTCAAAGCAGGTTTCCATCCGGCATCTGCTGTTCTTGTAGATGCTCAGCTGTGCCGCCCGCCGCTCCCGGGGCGAGGGCACTGAGGGATCCCCATcgctctgcagctcctcagggTCCGCAAAGCTTTTGAGGAGGGACTGATCAGTCCAGTGGGGCCAATTCCTTTGGGCTTCAGTTTTCCTCTCGGAAAAGGAAGTGAAACGGAGCAGTCGCTCTCCTGCGAAGAAGAACAGCAGGAGCCAAGAGGCGAGCAAAGttaggaaaatgtatttcttcctgGTCTGCATAGGTTCACACGTGGCTCCAGCTCCTCATTGGGCCCGAGTCTGCTCAAAAGGCCGATGTCCCAAACCCTACGCGGGTCGTGGGGTGGCTCCCGTGTCCTCTGCAGCCCGTGGGAGCGTGGACGAACCCCACAgtcctcctgctgcccccagccAGGGCTGCGCCGTCcctctggggctgcagggctcGGTGCCGCCGTGTCCCGCTCCCGTTCCCGCAGCGGTTACTGAGCTGGGCTCCCGTGCTCCGACAATGACATTTCCATCACCGCTTGGCCCAGATTCAAATccctggggaaggggagaggcTGCCCCGTCACCGTCCGGTCACCACCGGCTGCGGCACCACGAGCGTCTGCCCAGGCCGGGACTCGCCTTCCAGAGCCCACCAGGGAATAAAGCTCCCCCTCCCTGCGGATCCCCCATCCCGTCCCACCCGCTTGCTCCCGTTACCTCTGGGGACACTCAGCCCCCGGTGGGCTCCGGGCCGTGCCCTGACGTCTCGACACGCGGCTCCCCTCAGCTCCGGGCTGCATCCCCTGCTGGGGCAGGCGGCGGAGCAGCCGCCGTGCCTGGCTCCCGGTGCGCGGCCGCTGCGGGAGGCTCTGCGCAGCCCCGGCCGGGGGCGAGGGGGGGATCTGTGGGTCCGTGTCCCCCCCTTGTCCGCCTGTGTCTGCCTTGGGCTCGGTCCCCGTGAACCTGCGGCTGCTGTGCGAAACCTCAGCCGCCTGCACCGCTCGTGGCTGCCTGCGGGCCCCTCGCCGAGCTGACCGTGCCCTGTCCCGCTGCCTGTCCCGTACCCCCCGAGCTGCCTGTCCCGTACCCCGGGGCTCGCtgtcccccccccgcccgcATCAGTTTCACCGCGTCCCGCTCCTCCCGTAACCACAATATTCACCCTTTAGCCCCGcccatccccttcccattgGCTCCCCGCTCCCCCGTGGGCGTGTCCCGCGGAGCATCCCCCTGCGGCGGCTTCCCATTGGGCAGGGCCCCGCAGCCCGCAGAGCGCCCACGTGAGATGGGGCGGTGTGGGTACCCCGAGGGCAGGGAGCTCCGCAGGGTCCCTGCGCCCGCCCGCTTGCGGTGCCGGTGACCGGGGGGAAGCGTCCGTCCCTTCGGTCTCAGCCCTCGGGTGCGGGATCCCTCAGCTCCCCCGCACCCGGCTGGGACAGGAGCTGAGCGGGAGCGTGGCCGGAGTGAATCCCCTATAGAACAGCCCAGCAGGAGTCCAGCGCGGGGACAGCGCTGTCAGCCCCAGAGCCGGCCCCATGGAACCGGGACCCCGCACCCGTGTCCCGCAGGCTCCATCAGGGGCCGGAGCAGGATGGTCCTGAGCAGCCCCTGGGGGCTGAGCCCCCTGCGGGAGCTGCCGCGGGCAGCAGGGGCAGGCCGGGGCTCGCCGCGCACCTCCCGCCCTGCCCTGGCATCCCCGGCCGCGCCCGGAGCCCTCCGCCCTGCCCCTGCGGCCGGGCGAGACCGGACGGGCCCACGGATCCACGACGTGGCTGGGCTCGGCCTGCCGGGGACCGGGCGCTGGGCTCCACACAGGGCAAGGCCCCGTCGGGGGCGGCTGTGCTGGGGGGTATGGCCGCggtcccctctccctgcccccgTAGCCAGGTGGGACCCGCTGCCACACGCAGGGACAGCCCCAGGGCCCCGTTCGGTGCCCAgcccgtgcctcagtttccctgtgcACCCAGGGGAGCGCAGTGGGAACCGGAGTGGGGCTGCTTGGGACGGATGGGGTTGTACCGAATCTGTGGGTATTTGCCTGCCGGGCCCGGCCCTGCACAGGATTAATCCTGGGCACGGAAGGGATTACGGGGCCGAGggctgcttcagctgcagaaagaggaTTAACTGAGGACAGGGAAGTTGGGAACGGGCAGCGGGAATCCCGGGGCACCAATGGGGATCTGGGGGGGCACATGGGGACAGGAACCCTGCTGCGTGCACGGTCCCGGCCATGGTGGGGCCACCGGTGCGATGGGGGGACTGGGGTTGCGCCCcgcactgggggcactgggagctgcagcgCCGGGTGGCACCGGGAGCGCTGGGAGCTGTGCCCCGGTTCATGGGTGAGTACCGAGGGGGGAATGGGGCACACGGGGGGAAACACAGAGCTGGGGGAGCCCTAGGACCTCGGGACGGTTACTGGGAGCCGCTGGGggggaggcactgggagctggaggagcactGGAGGCTGCGATGGTGTCTGGCGGCGCTGGGGGGAGCACTGAGAGCTGCAGTTtaactggggatactgggaggtGTAGTCCGAGGGCCTGGTGCATACTGGGAGGTGTAGTCCTGCGCTAGGAGGGTGCAGGGCCCCATCTCCCCCAGTCCTCGCATGGATGCTCGGCGCTGGCAGAGGGCCCCACACTGACCCCTTGCTGACACATCCCCAGTGCtaccccagctctgcagtgtcCTCCCAGCCCTCAGCATCACCGGGTGCAgggggggacagggatggagctgtCCCCGGTCATGGTTTTGCAGCATGAAGAGCAATGCTGCAAACAGGcaggtggtggtgatgggaaTAAGGCACTATGGAAATGCCTACAGCACATTCCTGGGTAAcactggagctgttggagcaaggagTCCAACCCTCAGCCATCCTGATACAAGGCTGGAGCCGGTGGAGCTGCATGGCTTTACCCCACCAGAGAGGCTGCCCTGGGTCCTCGCTGGCACTGTGATGGGAGATGCTGCCCCTGTGAACACCCAGGCTCCTGGCACATCATCTGCTTTGTCATTGTCCCACCGCTGCCAGCATGGCATTCCTGCTGGGAACACAGGGCAGTGACAGTGGGTGACACAGGTCCCAGCAAAGTCTTTCCCCAGCGTAAGGAAGGAGGATGGAAAAGCAGCACCTCACTGGTACTGAGCTGTTTGTGTCCTTTCTGATGCTCCAGGATGGCCTCAGGGGCAGGACACAGCtggatgcagcagcagagggatcATCCATTAATGTCTCCTCTGCTCTCAGGGATACAAAGGACTGCTGTGAACAGGACCAGGAAGGAAACAGCGCTTTGGGGCTTCCAGTTTGATTGATTTGAGTTGTTTTACACCTAGAACAGCACATCTGTAGCCctgggagcaggctggggtTTGCAGCCTGGAGCCTCAGGATGCGATGCTGAGGGTGGGCTGGGGACATTAGGGTTGCTGTATGTGATGAGTCATGTGGGCAGCCCCGGGGGACGGACAGAGCCCATCAGGTCCCATTTTAACATCGAGAGACAGTGACTGGTGCAGAAATCAAATCCCATTTTCCTCCCTGAATGAGCATGGCCAGGATCTGAGCTGGCAGCTACCGGGAGCACAGCTGAGACAGGCTATGGATGCTACAAGACTCTTATGCAGAGGCTTCTGGGGCTGTGCTCAGAGGGTGCCTCTGACATCCGTTATCCCTCAGGCTCACAGCCACTTATTCCCATCCCAGAGCTGGgcagcttcctgctgcctgcccctgtTGCTCCCTAATTGTGCTCTGGAGGAAAACCTTGCCCGAAGAGAGTCCAAAAGAGCCCCTGTGTCCCCTGGGCAGGGCAGACACCATcggccctgctctgctcctttggGATGTGGTGGGGCAGGAGCCCTCTCTGAGCGTTTCCCAGCTTCACTGTCTGCATCTGCACTAAAATCCGGCCTGAAGCCACATCCCCATTGTAAGCTCCAGCCTGAAGGATGCAGCACGAGCCGGTGATGCAGCACACAAGGAAGGAGTTCCCCAGATCCCAGCTTGCTTGGATTGCTTTGATGGGAGGTTGGGAAgagaggggctggggcagctgtTTCCCAGAGTCAGTGTTTCCCAggccagccatgggcagggacagagcatcaATCCCTGCTACCAGTGACCAGAGGGGAGACACCCtggttttgggggtggtttAGGTTGCTCTGGACGTGCCTGTGCTGCACAGGGTTAAGGATTAGCCTGATACAGGCtctgccaccagcaccagctcctggtTGCTGTGTCCTCACAATGCAGAAGCTCAGTTTTGAATGGGAACCAGCAAGGGTTTAATCCATCAGTGCCTTGTGGTTATCCACAAGGGGGTttgcttcccagggaagtgggaAGGAAACACCAACCCATTATGGCAGGGGGGCACCCACCCGCAGGTCCCCCCTTGGAGCGTGCATTGGAATGGGTTTACTTCCAGCCGAGCATCTCCGTGTCCCAGCTGCTTCAATATTCCACCCGGTGGCTTTACAAGTGATAACAAACAAGAACCTGCTGCCCATTTGTATTCCCCTCACAGCCATTCCTGCTCCATGGCTGTGCTCTGAATGGGCACATTCCTCTTCCCTGCAGCTTATCTCTGCAGAGCACCCTCTGTGCTCCATCGGCTTCGGCTCCAGAGCTTCCCATGCTGCCCTTGGGGCTGAAACCCCAGATGTGGGCACGGACCCGCTCTTGGTTCCGCAGAGCTGAGTCTGCTTcccaccctccccatccctccctccagcaGATCCGGATTGTGCAGatccctctccatcccactgCTCACGCAGGCAGCAAACTGGAGGTACCAGCTCCAGTCTGccacagcatctgctgctgctccaaaaTACCCTCATTTACCCAACCAACTTCCCTGTTGATTTAATTAATGCAAATTGAGATGTGCTAAAACCTCCTTGTAATGACTGGGACACTGTTGGGGGGggtgtatgtgtgtctgtgtgtgtgggggttCCTTGTGTGTGCCAGGAAAGAACTAAGGCCTGGATTCACAATGGCTGAGGAATATCCATGGCCCTGCAAGCTGAGCCCAGGTCTGCAGTGAGAACTGCACAAGCTCTGGTGTCCAGCCACAAGGCCAGCCCTGAGGACCAGTGTGGATGCAGGTGCATCCTGACCCCACTGCCTCGGCAGCACCTTCTGGAGCAGGGTTCCTTGGATCCCTTTGATGGCTGAGCATGTGCTTGATTTATGTGTTGGGTTTTCCATTGGCAAATTGAAGCTTTGCTGTGGGTGAAGTTCCAAAGTGTTATCAAAATTTACCACAAACCAGGTTTTGTCCAAACCGAGTTTATTCACAGCTGATTAGGAAGGTAAGAGAcaatcagcagcagcactgggtgtGCAGGGGAGTCTCTGCTCCACCAACAACGCACACCCCCCTCAGGTTCTGTCCTTTTATATCCTTTTTCCTCCGATGTTCGTGTCCTTCTTGTTCCTATCTTCGCATGTGGGTCCTGCTGCCAGAGGCTGTCCCAGTGGTCGTGGGGATGAAGATACATCTTCCTTTTGactttggttttagttttggcCTATCTACTTGACACATCCTGGTGAGCTACCTTCCCCCCTTGAACCTGTACCTAGTTTCAAGATACCTACTGTCCTTGTTTGAATACCACATTCCTGCAGTTACAATCTTGCGGACGCAGATATTATTTTACCCCTAAATAACTGACACGAATCAAAAGtcattttcttcccaaaaggaagaagatgaagTTTGTCCATCCCCAAAGTGAATTGTTATCATCTGTGTTCATCAGTTATCACCTGTAGATCATCAACTTCCAGGCTGCCTTGAGCTGGAAACCCCCAGGAATTCATCTCAATGTTGTCacctcctccagcaccagctcctcctggctGGGTTACTGGGCAGgactggggctgtgctgcagggcagaCCCTCGGTTAATGCTGAGTCCCTTGGCCTTGAGAGTGCGATGCTGCAGGCCAGGAGGGCTCCTGTTCTCtcggccagcagcagcaggggtaATTCTAAGGGCACAACTGGGGTTTTGACAGCAGAAACCCTATTTCAGGCCGGAGCCGTCTGTTACTGACCATAGAGATGGTTCCTGGataaagagaggggaaaaggagtgagaagggagactgaggtgctggaggacAGGAGGGGCTGTGTGAGGACTCTCTGGTTCCAGACTACTCCAAACCCAGCCCTGGAACAGATGGGAGGGATGGGGTTTGGTCAACTTCCAGATTTCCCCCATTTTAGGAAGCTAAGCTCAGCCCTGGATGCTCCTGCTCTTCACCCCAATGCGAggagaggggagagcagggaccccccatgtcccatcctCCTTTTAAACCCTGTTTCTCACACCTTCACCCTGGACTGGGGTGTGGGGAGGTGCTGGGACAGTCAGCACCCATCCCATCGGACCCCCCCAGCCCACCTGCTTCATCTCCTTACCCTGAGAGCATCTCTAACAGCATCCATCACACAaggcccgggggggggggggggggggggttggttcTAATTAAAATGAATCACAACGGGAGTCTCTCTGGGTATGGATTTCAGTGCACGGCAGCAGTTTGCTGGTTTATTGCATAGGAGACAGGGATGTGGTTTTCCTCCAGAAAGGCTCCCTTTGTTTGCCTGTGCTCACTGCTGCGCTGGATGTGTCTGCTCTCTCTTAACATACATATTGATCTATTAGTAGGGGAAAGAGGGATCAAACCCTGAGCAAACGTGAAGTGCAGGTGCTGTTTTGGTGCCGGTGCTGCTGGTTACAGGCAGTGGGTGAAGAGCcagtgggatggagagggaaTTAACCCGTTTTTATGCAGAATGCttggtgggaatgggggggggaacTGCTTATTGAACTGAGAAGATCGGAGGTTCCAGATCTGGGCTGGAGGTAAAAGATGCTGTAATAAAACAGGGACTTGTTTCCTTGGCTCACAAAAGCTGCGGGAAAGGCACGTTTTATTCTGGTGTCCTTATGGTTAGGGGCAGATCTCACCCATAAGCAGCACCTAAAACACGAGCTGTGGTGTGGCACTGGGCAGGTCAGGGTCTTCTGTGTTACCTGGGGCTGGATGCAAGGAGCCTCCAATCCCTGCCTTTGATTGGAATCAGCCTAAGGAAGCCAGGGAAACCCACaacccctcctgctcccaggagCTCCCTGAAGGATAACTGAAACCTGCTCCCTGACATTGGCTTTGTCAGTGGAACAGCTTGGAGAGCAAAGAGCCCAGAGCCCTGCACTGAGCATCATCCTCCCCTGTGCTCTCAGTGGGAACAGGGGCTGGTACAAGCTCATCCATATTGTTTGTTTGACACGGGGGAGGTCGTATTCCTTTAAGAGGATTTCATCCCTGAACTCCTCCCATTGTGACACTTCCAAGCTACATTTGGTCTTGACAGGGTGTATTTTAACCATGTCATGCCAGGTTAGTATTCTAGCACAATAGACTTGCTGAGCTGCTGGTAGAGCCCAATCCATATCTTCAGTTCAAGGGGCTGGGGGGTAATTAGTGCTTCAGCCAtcttaccccccccccccccccccacttcatTCCCAAA
Proteins encoded:
- the EXTL1 gene encoding exostosin-like 1 isoform X7; translation: MQTRKKYIFLTLLASWLLLFFFAGERLLRFTSFSERKTEAQRNWPHWTDQSLLKSFADPEELQSDGDPSVPSPRERRAAQLSIYKNSRCRMETCFDFSRCEKHGFRVFTYPRHRDQPISESYSKILTSIERSRYYTPNPEEACLFILSIDTLDRDHLSGQYIHDVDEKIQGFPLWNSGRNHLIFNLYSGTWPNYTEDLGFDIGQAILAKASFYTESFRPGFDISIPLFPKDHPQRGGERGWLYQDSVPPKKKYLLVFKGKRYLTGIGSGTRNALHHIHNGKDIISLTTCKHGKDWERHKDTRCDKDNVNYEKFDYQELLHNSTFCIVPRGRRLGSFRFLEALQAACIPVLLSDGWELPFAEAIDWGKAAVVGNEKLLLQIPSVVRCIHPERVLAFQQQTQFLWDAYFSSVDKIVHTTLEIIRDRLLQHRSRSRVLWNALPGGLLALPDFSTHLGDFPFYHLQRGSSPSKRFTAFIRVTSMEGSLSQPILRLIQAVSRSQYCAQILVLWSSEKPSPPRGKWPQTTVPLTVIQGRSKVSDRFFPYAAIQTDAVLSLDEHMSLSTSEVDFAFVVWRSFPERIVGFPAQSHFWDAEQRRWGYTSKWTNELSIVLTTAAFYHRYYHSLFTQYLPAGLRELVDGLAACEDILMNILVAAVTKLPPIKVAQRKQHKEAVPQQQDCLDQLVDWFGYMPLVSSQLRLDPVLFKDQVSILRKKYPLLDKP
- the EXTL1 gene encoding exostosin-like 1 isoform X5; this encodes MQTRKKYIFLTLLASWLLLFFFAGERLLRFTSFSERKTEAQRNWPHWTDQSLLKSFADPEELQSDGDPSVPSPRERRAAQLSIYKNSRCRMETCFDFSRCEKHGFRVFTYPRHRDQPISESYSKILTSIERSRYYTPNPEEACLFILSIDTLDRDHLSGQYIHDVDEKIQGFPLWNSGRNHLIFNLYSGTWPNYTEDLGFDIGQAILAKASFYTESFRPGFDISIPLFPKDHPQRGGERGWLYQDSVPPKKKYLLVFKGKRYLTGIGSGTRNALHHIHNGKDIISLTTCKHGKDWERHKDTRCDKDNVNYEKFDYQELLHNSTFCIVPRGRRLGSFRFLEALQAACIPVLLSDGWELPFAEAIDWGKAAVVGNEKLLLQIPSVVRCIHPERVLAFQQQTQFLWDAYFSSVDKIVHTTLEIIRDRLLQHRSRSRVLWNALPGGLLALPDFSTHLGDFPFYHLQRGSSPSKRFTAFIRVTSMEGSLSQPILRLIQAVSRSQYCAQILVLWSSEKPSPPRGKWPQTTVPLTVIQGRSKVSDRFFPYAAIQTDAVLSLDEHMSLSTSEVDFAFVVWRSFPERIVGFPAQSHFWDAEQRRWGYTSKWTNELSIVLTTAAFYHRYYHSLFTQYLPAGLRELVDGLAACEDILMNILVAAVTKLPPIKVAQRKQHKEAVPQQGKGTASGRHLSQQQDCLDQLVDWFGYMPLVSSQLRLDPVLFKDQVSILRKKYPLLDKP